The region TTCTTAAACTTGGCATTTGAAGCCATTATCAACAAAATATCCCATTAAAACAGTAGCGAAGCAACTACTGCATTTGTAGCGAATCATTTATTATGCATACTTTTGCAGCTACTGACCCAAATTTCATAATCGATTCACTAGCTTAAATGAGTTATACGTGGTGACACATATAACTCATTTGAATTTCGTATTGTATTTTGTTGACCCTAATCGAGCCAATAAAGTGGATGCACAACTCCTTAACCCGTTTTGATACCCATATTTTTATACATGTTAATTTAATGAGATAAATGTAATATATGTTGGCGTTTTTATAATACTACTATTGCTTTATATTTCACTCGCTCGTAAATTAATATGTTATTACATGtgtgttatattttatttagtataaaattaaaatattaattgatcATCAATTACTTTTTCTCTATAATTTTGATGTATTGTGTATTAGTAGACGAGCTCACTGCTGAATGCTATTGAAAACAAACATGTGAGTTCTTCGAAAcgacaatttatataaaaaaaatgaaaatcgttGTTTAAATGGAATCTAAACACAGGCATACCGTCTTCTTCAAGTACAAGCTTAAAATTTTGTGCCAAAACCTTCAAATCATAACAGATTCGCTCTTAATTTTGTATAATCTTTTCCGAGCAATGATTTCCCCAATTTCTAACCTAGGAGAGAAGTAAAGAAAACTTAACCACCCTTATACAACACTCGATAACTCACTTTCTTTCCAAATAGCATGTTGTGTAAATCCAGTAAAGAGGGGAAAACAAGGCAAATTGTCAAGttcaaaatgttttttttatcaaagccATTTCTTAAATGATCTTTTTGCACCAAATTTAAAAGGCAAGATGAACCTTAACTGCTTTAACTTCATAGATCAGTCAGACAGTATAAAAGTGAAACCACAATTCATTATGCACTCATAGTTCACTTCATTACTAGCAGCAAAATCAAAAACACTCAACAGAAAAGGCTGACACAGAAGAAGATCGAAGGCACCTGACAACCATAAACATAAGCAACGCATATATATAGGGGATATGATTACGTAAACTGACGAGAAATATAACATTGGAATCTTTTAGAAGCTTTTCATCATATAATAACAAAGAGTTCTCAAAtcgaaaaaaatctaattcaCTGAATCTAGCAAAAGAACCCAAGTGACAAAACTCAGATCAAAATAAAGATAGCAATAGCTGAAAATATTACTCTAATCAAAGAGAGAGAATCCCAAATCATCATCACTTTCCTCAGCTGGCTCTTCTTTCTTTGCTTCCTCAGCAGGTGCTTCAGCTGCAGCCGCTGCTCCGCCTCCTGAAGCTGCTGCTGCACCTCCTGCTGCAGCAAAACCTCCACCACTACCACCACCAATAATCACCTGCACCACATAAAGCCAACACATTTAATATCATCTcacacaaaacaaaacaaaaccaacccaaacacATCAACAGTCTAAAATAACTCATTTGATGCAAACGGGTATCCATCAAACATAAGCTATATATATGTACTACATTATCACAAAACTAATGCCCAAGTATATAAAATATCCATTACATAATATGGTGTTCATCAACAATCAACGTGTCCCGTTTCGGAACCATTTCGAACACGaaatgttatattttacatagaaactttaaaataacattgtttcACCATATCAATGTGCAAGTGTCCCGTTTTCCCATGTACATGCTGCCTAAATCTATCATTTGTACAAATATGGGCAATGTTTTGTTTCCCAACAATCAAATTAACTAAAAGCATCCAATTGGCAAATTAAAAGGCCCAAATGAAAAACCAATCCTAACagtaaacttttttaaattcaatcaaATCAACTAAAAGCACAATTAAACTACAGTTATTAATGCTTACATACAGAAAATAAATGAGAGTGAAATAGTAGACCTGAAAAACGGCAGACTTGGGAGTGATCATTGAGAAAGATGACTGAACGCCGCCGGAAGAGTCGGTAGCAGAAGCAGACTGGACAAGCTTCCTCTGGAGATCGTAGGAGTCGGAGGCGGAGGCCTCTAGGTCACCGCCGGATAGCTGCTTGGCGGACCACTCGGTACCTGAGAGTTTGCATACGAATGTAAAGACTCCCATCGTTTGTTGGCTTGTGATTGTGAATCTGATTAGGTTAACAAAGGTACGAGATGATGGCTTCTTCAAAGGTTTTGTTATGTctgtaaaatttatatttacacTGCAACCCTAgggtttctttcttttttagttgACAGTTTTGTCCTTGTATGAATACTGTAATTCCACTATTGCCCTCCGATGGTAGGAAGAAATTCACTTGAGGTGTTGGAACTTTTCGATTGCTATGTTTTTTAgtgtttgaactctttttatgTTCATTTTGGTGTCGCAACTCGTTCTTGACTCgctatcaaaaaataaaaatattagtttattttaggtAGACCTGTTCATGGGACTGGTTATTTGGTCCTCCTGCCCAGGTTCGTTCCTCTAGGGTCGGACTTGGACACTTATTATGTGTCTCAAGCTCGGCCCGAGCTCATTGGCTTccatctttttataatttttacgaAATTAAAATTCGGCATGAGCCCGAATTTGTAGAATGTAAGGATCGGATTTGGGTAGAAAATACGAAATCCGAACTGGATTCAGACTGGGTTTggattacataaaaattaataaacccGTCAAAACCGTCCCAAGCCAGTCCATAAAATATGTCTACTTTTAGATCCTTCAAATTTTGACAACCTTACaatttaattctaaataaatttcaattcgATCCAAATCTTTAAATATTAGGATGTCGATAAACATCGTTCTACCGTTTGTTTAACGAATTATTTAAACTTtcgtttatatatatttgttaaatAAATGTGTATTTGGATGGCTCATATTGTAACTACAAAGTCCACTTATTATTATTTGTCTAAAGAATGGCTCATTTCCTTCATGGGGTGGtcattcttttatatatttatatattgttatctctggcaaaaaaaaaacattgtttGAAAGTTAATCTATGTAAAATAGCTATATAAGGTAGTTTAATAGGTAATCAAATCGAAAATTTAGAGTTCAATACTCTATCAAGACTTAGGCGATTTCCCAAAACAAGAAAGAACATTATTTTAGCAAAATGTTATACGCATTTGAAAGAGAAAAGAGCATAAagaaactaaaataataaataactgaaaaatatattattaaattgagaaaagaaaaattaatccgttttattaaaaaactccAAATCTGTCAAACTCGTTCCGTAAAATTCTTCCGAAAGAATCGAATCCAAAAATATGAGACACGATAGCAACAACATCAGCAAGAGTAATAATATCGTGACCCAAGACGATATAAAATCATTAGATAAATAATCTTTgaagtttattttataaaataaaatttaatgactaAAGTTgagaaaactaaaaattataaggACCTAAAATTAGATGTTATTTTGGGTTAGAAACCTACTATATCCGGAGTAAAGGCACCAAAACGTTAGATATGCAAAAGTTCAAACACCAAAACAATAATTCTCTCTTTCGGAACAAACTTAAAAACCTTGTATGGTAGTAGGATACAACGTTTTTCTGTAATCAATCCTGTAACAAGATTTCAAGGTAACTCACCTTTATGTCTTCTgctcaaattttaattaatttttgtgttttcaattgttttactctgtttttttttaagattctGAAAAACTTAGTAATCAGAAAACAAAATTATCTTGTTTTCTTGATGATCACtgctttttgatttttttttatagccCAATTTCactcaaaaaaataatagtcaGTGGGTATTAATTTCTATTGAGATGAGAATTAGATTCAAGAGATAATCTATAATGGCTTATCTGTACCAATTAGCCATTGTGGAATTGTAATCGATGCTAAAGAGAATTTATATTGAGACtaaatctaattttatattttctttgtaCTACCCGAGTCCGATTCAATTTTCTCAATTAATCTATCAAGTTTGAGCTCTAAAAGTGTAGCTCAATTTAGTTTTATTAGAGTTATAGAGACGAGTCGAGTTCGACTTTGACAGTATGTGGTCTCAACTTATCTCGATTGTATCCATGATTTCAGTTTCTATGTGTGCTATATTAGTTTGGCCATTTCACCTATGGCTATTGTGAAGCTTGCATTTTTTTCGCGTATGTGGAGGTAACTCACGTTCCAGTAGTAGCAGcatgtaattttattataatgggTTTTTTTAATCTTGTTGTGTGAGAAAGATGAAAATTTTATGGAGGCATGTTAATTTAGTATATGTTTTAAAGCTAAACTTTCTGTTTAATTGAAGATATGAACTATAAAAAGAGTTTTCATTGTTGCTACTGCTTATGCTTTGTATACCAGCCACTATTCCTTGTGGTTTCTGGTTTTTGTTGAATTATATAATATTCTTACCACGTTTGTATGAAAATTAGTTGATACAACTTTTGCTTCTTCCATCTATAGttggtaaaattataaataatgcaAGTGAGAGATATAGATAGAGACACGGAGAAAGCAGGGAACCCTCAATTAGAAAATCTtgactttttatcaattgatgGTCTTAGTTGGTGGACTATGCTTCCTGGGCTTCTTTTGCTTATTCCTCAATCGGTTGTCAACTTGTTTTTTGTGTTTCCGAGGTgcttaattttttatgtatacTTAGATGATACAGTTTGCAACTCTCGCAACTTGGAAAATGGTTATTGTTTATGTTATTGAACTCAAAAgatttataaatgattattttGGTTAATAGAAGTCTCCCTTATTTTGATTTACTGAGATAATTGAGTGTTAAACTTGTTTTCTTTCTTGAGGTTTTGGAGGCACGTAGTATGTTTGACAGTATCAGCATGAGAATAAAACTTCCAATTGTTTAATGAACTTTATGATCATGCTTACTTATTCCCTTCCATTCTACAGCTTGCTTGAAGATCAGCACTCTGTTGTGTGTTTTATGGCGTTTATGAGAGGAGAGCCGTTAGTGGCGAAGCTGGCTACAGTCGCCAAGTACGTTGTATTACCAGGAACTATGGTGGCGGCCCTGATATATTCTCCACCTCGATATGGTTCCTCATCCAAAGACAACAAATCCCCTAAATGAGACCCAATCCGAATCCTCCTTCCTTGCTCTCGGTtcgtttttcattttctttttaaatttctcGTTCTAATAGGATCTTCACTTCTCTTTCTCACTAGTGAATTTACAGTTTGATTGAATAGGTGATATATAtgattaaatcacaaaaatcgAAGATCTGGCTTTTCTTTAAATGTTAAAATGACTTGTATCTTTTTAACTTTGATGGCTTGATGAATCACAATTTTCTTATCATTCAGATAAAACTGTCCTTGTTAAGTAGATTATGAAGTTGAGTAATTCTGGAGATGGGCAACcgatcaaacttttaaaatgttactgtGATAATCGCTTGCTTTTGTTCCTTGTTACTTAAATTCTATAGTGTTCAAGACTCCGTTTCTAGCTATGCCTTTACTTGCTAATCACAACATTTAGAtatcttttagtttattttatttcaagGCTGAGCTTACTTTCTCCTTTGGAGTAGACTAGGTATTGCCTCACTTCTTGTGTAAGGCTCTAATGAAAAGGTAGGCATTCAAGCATTCCCGGTTGTGTAGCTAAACAGGAGGGTGGCATTGCAAGTTCTGTTGTGATTTTTGGAAAAATGACTGCTTGGTTACATAGACATCGCAGTATTTATAACCGAGTAGTTGGTATAAGCTTGTTAGTTGTCACTTGAGTTAGGCACTTATCAAACACCAAACATAGAAAAAATtggttgtttttcttttatttttatgcaaATTTGTTTTCCAAAGCAGGTAAGTTTTTCAGTAAAGAAATGTTGGAACTGCAGTTTCTCATATGTCGTATAAACTTTGCTAAGATCAACCTGAAATGGTATTTTGGTGCAGGGGCAGCTTTGATGTGATTTCGCATGTAATAATGCTCGACTCAGGCAGGACCTTGTCTTTCGGTTTCCTTGAGTAGCTGTTTGCTGGTGAAAGTATGCTATTGTTATTTTCTTTTGCTAGAACTTTGAGCTGTATATTTTTCTTCTCATAACTTGCTCACTCACTGTACTACATCAATGCTCTGCCCTCATTAATCATATGGCTTAGTTTTTGGAATACAATTTTGAGCTCAATTATTCTCGATTGCGGTCTTTCTACAGGCATGTTTAATTTAGTTGTTGGAAATTATCAAAAGActaaataattctttttaaaaatgaaataagctaaaattcaaatttacacGCAAATGCTCTCTAAAAACAGAATAATACATAACGGAAAATTCatagtttcaacttttttatgtTAACTAATGCAAAAGCCTTCAAAATCCTACTCCAAATTTAATTTGGCTATAAGGagttaaataatatatcaagATCATTATTATTAGAGTTTCATTCATCAATCAAATTAACTTGTTCAAAATACAAATTGAATTAGTCACAATGAACTACTTGCCAAGCTAATTTAATAAACAAACTGCTCATTTGATACCACAAGTAGCATATATTTAAACCTTTAAGCAAGTCTGGTAGagtttctgcattttttttttctgccTCTTCTCCAACCGCTCTTCAAGATCGTTCGCTAATTTATGACTACTCTTCATCGATGGTACCAACCCGAGTTATTTCTGCGACACCTCTCAATTACAAAGCTAGCAAAGGTGGGAACACCGGGAAAATCAGAGCTAAGAGAACCCTTAACTTGCTTCAAAACTTCAGTCCAGAATGAATGGCTACCACTCCCCCGACCATGTTTTCATACTCAACTTTCTGAAACCCTGCATCTGCTATCATTGAAGCAAATTTGTCCTGCATTCATGAGTAAGAACACATCATAGAATAACCATATTGAGCAAAAGTGACTCCAACATATTATCCATATCACCTTATTAGAATAATCTATAACGAGTGTACTATGTTGCACACTGAAACTGAAAACGGCGAAACAAGTATTTTTACATGgatagattataaatttaaaagtttcagAATTTCAAAGGCGTTTCCGGTAACAAAATGCCTAGTAGGACTCGACAAGTTCTCATGCAACATAGACGAGGTAATTCATTTGTCAGATAGACTTGCAGGATTTTGCATTTAGGGTGGGAAGACGACGCATCAGAGATGCTGAACTTCAAAAGCTAGCCAAGTTTAACAATTTTTCGGGAGAGTGAAAACGTAAGAACGATGTTTTCAGATGCACAGAAATCATGTGCTGTATTTTCCAATTAGCCAACAAAGTGGTTAATTTGTTCAGACTGATGTTCGAACTTATGTAATGATGGAAGTAAAAGATAATATTGAGTTGAAACATATGAAAGAACAGTAACATAACTGAGTAAGTACCTCTAGTTATAAGTTGTCTAAACACAGAACTAACAGAAATAAATTTGATAACAAAGACTTCTGGGTCATGTTCTTTCACCCCAGCACAAGGGACTTGCTATTATTCACGCTTCATCTAGACAGAATACATATTAAATGCACAACAGAACAGCGATTTGCTTATACAATGAATTTTCAATAAAGCAATTTTTAATTCTTCCATCTTTAGTGGCATGTAAATTCAAAATCCACCAGTTACTATCATAATTACTGTACATTTTTATAGTGacgaataaaataaaatgacaaatgTTTAGGAAAAAGATACTTCAACTGTATTTCAGAGAAATTGCATAGGGACCAAGGTATCACCTGAGGTGGAAATCGACGTATACTCTCAACTAAGTATTGATACGATCCTCGGTCACCCGCAACCAGCTCTCCTAGGGCTGGAATTACTGAGAATGAATAATATTCATACCTGTAAGAGAATAGAAGCAACCCTTGAaaacagattaagaaaacagaAAACCAGGATAATGTAGCTAATACATCAATAAATAGATAATTTTCAACACCAACTCGATATACACATACACCTCATGGCACAACACCCATTTACCAGATTTTTAAAACCAGAGGAAACTGGCTGATTAAATCGGCGATCAGACCAGTCTTGGTGGGGTTACTGATATTAACAAGAAAACTACCATATGGTAAATAAGTtggcaaaaatacttaaaaaccccccacctttgactttgttttcaattgcaccaccatgtaggagaattttcaattataccctatttagggttttcagtttttgtctgtaccccaattgactaaaatgacctctttttatttagaaaaaagtttaaattaatccttcatatactaatttatttgtttttttcaaatggaaaaaataatgatacaatccctctacttagttggttttaataattttatcattaaattaattaaattatcaattttttttattttggggtacagatgaaaactgaaaaccctaaatagggtgcaattgagaattctcctaggtggtggtggaattgaaaaaaagttcaaaggtgggggagttttcagtatttttgccaaataagtttaaataattGCCAAGGATGTGAACCTGATGTCACTTAATTGTGCCAAGAATACTTACAATTCTTTAAATACCGGGACTTCCACATGGCTCAATTCAAGGCAAAGAAATCTCCCCCCTCTTTTCAATACCCTAACAAGCAAAAATAACAAAGCTTGCATAATAATTTTTCAGGACAATAAATATGAGATAAAAAAGAAAGTTTCTAAAACAAGAATAAACTGAATAACCAATATTTCAACAGAGGAATATAAATACCAAAATTCAGAACAAAAGACATTCTACATCTTTTTAACCACACTGAAAATGTATTCATATTGACAACAGGCAGCAGCACAGTTGCATTTGATGTATAGGGTTAGTATTTTAACAGAATAAGAAGAAATTAAAGCTCCAACATATATTCCATGATCAAAGATATTTAATTTCTGAAATATCTCATTGGAGAATAGATATTAAGATTCTCACAACAAACAGTAAACCCCATGTTGTGTAACTAGCACAGCAATCATTACTCCTAAATAAGACCGAGTGCTATTGcatattgttattttaaatagaattgtattttttaatttacccGTAAATTAAGTAGGATTTCTAATAAAAACGAAAATAAAAGACATTAAAACCCAAAACATTTCAACAAAGTACATTTCAACGAATGTGGAAAATAACAAGTTACCTTCAAATCCCTATAACTATAGATAAATAATAAAGCTCCAGCTAATTGAATTCATCA is a window of Mercurialis annua linkage group LG2, ddMerAnnu1.2, whole genome shotgun sequence DNA encoding:
- the LOC126669788 gene encoding 60S acidic ribosomal protein P3, which gives rise to MGVFTFVCKLSGTEWSAKQLSGGDLEASASDSYDLQRKLVQSASATDSSGGVQSSFSMITPKSAVFQVIIGGGSGGGFAAAGGAAAASGGGAAAAAEAPAEEAKKEEPAEESDDDLGFSLFD
- the LOC126670755 gene encoding uncharacterized protein LOC126670755 encodes the protein MQVRDIDRDTEKAGNPQLENLDFLSIDGLSWWTMLPGLLLLIPQSVVNLFFVFPSLLEDQHSVVCFMAFMRGEPLVAKLATVAKYVVLPGTMVAALIYSPPRYGSSSKDNKSPK